In the genome of Vibrio ziniensis, the window CCTCCGAGAAAATCAGTAAACGGGCTTGAAGCGACAGCATGTTTAACCTGGCTGGCTAACCCACACTCATAGGCAATTCTTCCTGCTTTAACTGCGAGTTTAAATGCTTCGGCCATAGCGATAGGATCACCAGCCGTCGCAATCGCGGTATTCACCAACACTGCATCAGCCCCCATTTCCATTGCTAAGGCAGCATCAGAAGGAGCACCTATACCAGCATCGACAATGACTGGTACTTTGGCTTGATCGATAATGATTTCCAAGAAATCTCGTGAAACGATACCTTTGTTAGTCCCTATTGGTGCACCCAATGGCATCACAGCAGCGCAACCCACCTCTTCTAACCTCTTACACAGCACGGGGTCAGCATGACAATAAGGCAATACGATAAATCCCTCTTTTACAAGTTGCTCAGCGGCCTTTAATGTTTCAATGGGATCGGGCATCAAGTATTTTGGGTCAGGGTGAATTTCTAACTTTAACCATCGCGTTGCTAGTGCTTCTCTTGCTAAATGAGCAGCAAAAATAGCATCTTTGGCAGTCTTAGCGCCCGACGTATTAGGCAGTAGATTAATACCCGCTTCGATTAACGGAGTTAAAATGTCGTCATCTCGATTTGCCAAGTTAACTCTCTTCAATGCCATGGTAACCAATTCGGATTCACAGGCTTGTATCGACGCGGCCATGGTATGACGATTGGAAAATTTACCTGTGCCAGTAAGCAATCTCGAGTGAAATGTCTTGTCCGCAATTTTGAAAATACTTGGCTGTTTAATAGTTCTATTCGACATGCTGTTAGCCTCCTGCTATCGCTTGAAACAGTGAAATTTGGTCGCCTTCACAGAGCTGTTGTGTTTTCCATAAACCTTTAGGAATAATTTGGTCGTTGATGGCAAAAACACATCCTACGGTTGGTAAATCAAATTCATGTTGCAAACTAGTTAGTGTGCTTTGCGACTTAATTTGCTGAGTTA includes:
- a CDS encoding thiazole synthase yields the protein MFKIADKTFHSRLLTGTGKFSNRHTMAASIQACESELVTMALKRVNLANRDDDILTPLIEAGINLLPNTSGAKTAKDAIFAAHLAREALATRWLKLEIHPDPKYLMPDPIETLKAAEQLVKEGFIVLPYCHADPVLCKRLEEVGCAAVMPLGAPIGTNKGIVSRDFLEIIIDQAKVPVIVDAGIGAPSDAALAMEMGADAVLVNTAIATAGDPIAMAEAFKLAVKAGRIAYECGLASQVKHAVASSPFTDFLGGI
- the thiS gene encoding sulfur carrier protein ThiS, with product MLITVSVNGVTQQIKSQSTLTSLQHEFDLPTVGCVFAINDQIIPKGLWKTQQLCEGDQISLFQAIAGG